The following are encoded in a window of Desulfosporosinus sp. Sb-LF genomic DNA:
- a CDS encoding flavodoxin family protein, with translation MMKRILGLVASQRKLANGEILIKEAAASIGEEFEVELIKLPELNFQPCKACYACLVPDQRCPLTDDLYFLLDRIKEADGIILSAPCYALGPAAITKLFGDRIISLAQHLDELWGKPCVIIGTAGIKGWEGYTLSALIANARFIGLNVKDAHMFMGALPGESLVNQRSLERIRSLGASLFGEPRQFEEGQCPTCWSDLWKFPEPNHAVCPFCGQEADVHPSENGVQWDFGLAGRRFEKHALKEHFQVWLVEQVREFGNRRKELSEIRNRYKGQDKWIKQS, from the coding sequence ATGATGAAAAGAATCTTAGGATTAGTGGCTTCTCAACGGAAATTAGCGAATGGAGAAATTTTAATCAAGGAGGCAGCCGCCTCAATTGGAGAGGAATTTGAGGTAGAACTCATCAAACTGCCTGAATTGAATTTTCAGCCTTGTAAAGCTTGCTATGCTTGTTTAGTTCCAGATCAACGCTGCCCCCTAACGGATGATTTGTATTTCTTATTAGATCGAATTAAAGAAGCGGATGGGATCATTTTGTCCGCCCCTTGCTATGCTTTAGGCCCGGCTGCAATCACGAAGTTGTTTGGAGATCGGATTATTTCGCTTGCTCAACATCTTGATGAGCTGTGGGGGAAACCCTGTGTAATCATTGGGACTGCCGGAATTAAGGGTTGGGAAGGGTATACCTTATCCGCCCTGATCGCAAACGCTCGTTTTATAGGCTTGAATGTCAAAGATGCCCACATGTTTATGGGCGCACTTCCCGGTGAATCCTTGGTAAATCAAAGATCGCTCGAGCGCATCCGTTCGCTGGGTGCGTCATTGTTCGGTGAACCTCGTCAATTTGAAGAGGGTCAATGCCCTACATGTTGGTCGGATCTCTGGAAGTTTCCTGAACCAAATCATGCAGTTTGCCCTTTTTGTGGTCAGGAAGCGGACGTCCATCCTTCGGAAAACGGTGTACAGTGGGATTTCGGATTGGCAGGTAGACGTTTTGAAAAACATGCGTTAAAAGAACACTTTCAGGTCTGGTTGGTAGAGCAAGTTCGAGAATTTGGCAACCGCCGTAAAGAGCTGTCGGAAATACGAAACCGCTATAAAGGGCAAGATAAATGGATTAAGCAATCTTAA
- a CDS encoding DUF1540 domain-containing protein: protein MSAAKKMPQPNGGIKCMVNTCHYYGSGDHCHADKIEVQSPNASTTEMTDCVTFLPE, encoded by the coding sequence ATGTCAGCTGCAAAGAAAATGCCTCAACCAAACGGAGGAATTAAATGTATGGTCAATACTTGCCATTATTATGGTTCAGGCGATCATTGCCATGCAGACAAAATTGAAGTCCAATCTCCTAATGCCAGTACCACAGAAATGACTGACTGCGTTACTTTTCTACCAGAATAA
- a CDS encoding bifunctional glycogen debranching protein GlgX/4-alpha-glucanotransferase, protein MLFEAYHNSHDLFYREPFGAVTCGQQIILRLTTFSTVPIETCVLRLWEKDRDISISMHLTTANSQNSTLTLPEFCDTEKLFEGNYAVPHDPGLIWYYFIIRVGAQTYYYGNNSKKLGGQGQLWEQEPPSYQITVYNPVTIPEWYKRGMMYQVFVDRFCHDHENKFTSYPRKNALLHANWSDLPIYIKDEQGRVTDWDFFGGTLQGVLEKLPYFKELGISILYLNPIFDAPSNHKYDTADYHRIDPMYGDDVVFKRLIDTARENGISIILDGVFSHTGSDSIYFNKNGNYPGLGAYQSSDSPYSTWYSCESNAQEYQCWWGVDSLPEVNELDPSYRQFIYDAKESVINKWMNMGVAGWRLDVADELPDEFIQELRQAIKSIYPEAVLIGEVWEDASNKISYGKIRDYFSGNELDATMNYPFRVSFLRFILGQSDSGSIHQEIMSLYENYPRENFYAAMNLIGSHDTARILTLFGDAPPEQSLSKTEQRFFRLPPIARQLAVQRLRMLSLVQMTFPGVPCIYYGDEAGVEGYADPYNRGTYPWGKEDRELMDWYRRILRLRAEYEVLKTGDFRPFYFEPDIYGFIRSGDKEEITILLNRHHEETKTLNLNTMLSQPSASVIDLIDGKKLDPETLSCLPINALSARALLHQKKVPNHLHLQRSCGVLLHISSLSSSWGPGDLGKEAYEFVDFLADSGHSLWQVLPLNPAGVGDCPYQNDSVFAGNPEFISLDHMISEGLLSLEETRAKYEHLRSLGLRPGFLYQALKELKHNLLQEAYQQFIKKLKIKFDPFVSSASPKSTYLSQESFLHFQVENKLWLEDYSLFRALKIHFGDVPWYDWEPTLASRETKKLAEYAMLFRDEMGFVQFLQYTFFFEWDKLKTYSKEKGVALIGDIPHFVAPDSCDVWVNRSLFVLDEHGKPAKTAGVPPDYFSKTGQSWGNPIYNWDALAITQYDWWKKRLKLGLELFDYIRLDHFRGFEAYWEIDAGEETAEKGRWIKGPGKRFFESVFETLGKCPFIVEDLGVITPEVNVLKQIFEFPGMKVLQFTPLQEISINSDRNFVYYSGTHDNNTLLGWYEKTNSAKEKNLSRSGVDQKVQNKQICRELIEEVYRSRAEWVILPMQDILGFGEEARMNVPGTIHGNWQWQLARNLDLDEIKIWLRSLAENTKRFRIFS, encoded by the coding sequence ATGCTTTTTGAGGCGTATCACAATTCTCACGATTTGTTTTACCGTGAACCGTTTGGCGCAGTCACGTGTGGACAGCAGATAATCCTCCGGTTGACAACATTTTCGACCGTTCCTATAGAAACCTGCGTTCTTCGTCTTTGGGAAAAAGATCGAGATATATCTATTTCCATGCATTTAACTACTGCGAATAGCCAAAATTCAACTTTAACGTTGCCCGAGTTCTGCGATACAGAGAAATTATTCGAGGGGAACTATGCAGTACCTCATGACCCGGGGCTTATTTGGTACTATTTCATAATTCGGGTAGGGGCTCAGACTTACTATTACGGGAATAACTCAAAAAAGTTAGGTGGTCAAGGTCAGCTCTGGGAACAAGAACCCCCTTCTTATCAAATTACGGTCTATAATCCGGTGACGATACCTGAGTGGTATAAACGAGGGATGATGTATCAGGTTTTTGTCGATCGATTTTGTCACGATCATGAAAACAAATTCACCTCCTATCCTCGGAAAAATGCGCTTTTACATGCCAATTGGTCTGATCTACCGATTTATATTAAGGATGAGCAGGGCAGGGTCACGGATTGGGACTTTTTTGGTGGAACATTGCAAGGGGTCTTAGAAAAATTACCTTACTTTAAAGAATTGGGCATCAGCATTCTTTATTTAAATCCTATTTTTGATGCTCCAAGTAATCACAAATATGATACAGCAGATTATCACAGGATCGATCCAATGTATGGGGATGATGTTGTTTTCAAACGATTAATTGACACTGCCAGGGAAAATGGAATTTCTATTATCTTAGATGGTGTCTTCAGTCACACCGGAAGTGACAGTATCTACTTTAATAAAAACGGCAATTATCCAGGGTTAGGTGCTTACCAGTCGTCTGATTCTCCGTATTCTACTTGGTATTCCTGTGAATCAAACGCACAAGAGTATCAATGCTGGTGGGGTGTAGATTCTCTACCGGAAGTGAATGAGCTAGACCCTTCCTACAGACAGTTTATTTATGATGCGAAAGAAAGTGTCATTAATAAGTGGATGAACATGGGTGTCGCTGGTTGGCGATTAGATGTTGCCGATGAACTTCCGGATGAGTTTATTCAGGAACTCCGGCAAGCGATCAAGAGCATTTACCCCGAGGCTGTTCTGATCGGAGAAGTATGGGAAGATGCATCGAATAAAATAAGCTATGGCAAAATACGTGACTATTTCTCAGGTAATGAACTTGACGCAACCATGAACTATCCTTTTCGTGTTAGTTTCCTCCGCTTTATCCTCGGACAGAGTGACTCCGGTTCTATTCATCAAGAGATTATGAGCTTATATGAGAATTATCCTAGAGAAAATTTTTATGCGGCCATGAATTTAATCGGAAGTCATGATACGGCACGGATTTTGACTCTATTCGGAGATGCACCGCCAGAACAGAGCCTGTCTAAGACAGAGCAGAGGTTCTTTCGGCTGCCCCCTATTGCCCGACAATTGGCTGTACAGAGGCTTAGAATGTTAAGTCTAGTCCAAATGACGTTTCCCGGAGTTCCGTGTATCTATTATGGTGATGAAGCAGGCGTGGAAGGCTATGCTGATCCCTATAATCGGGGAACATACCCTTGGGGCAAGGAAGACCGGGAACTCATGGATTGGTATAGGCGAATCCTGCGCCTACGCGCTGAATATGAAGTATTGAAGACGGGAGATTTTAGGCCGTTTTATTTCGAACCAGATATTTATGGTTTCATACGGTCAGGGGATAAGGAAGAAATAACAATCCTTCTCAATCGTCATCATGAAGAAACAAAAACATTGAATCTTAACACTATGCTTTCTCAACCTTCGGCTTCGGTCATTGACTTAATCGACGGAAAAAAACTTGATCCAGAAACATTAAGTTGCTTGCCAATAAATGCTCTGAGTGCAAGAGCCTTGTTGCACCAAAAAAAGGTGCCTAATCATTTGCACCTTCAACGCTCGTGTGGGGTATTACTACATATCAGTTCTCTGTCCTCTTCTTGGGGCCCAGGAGATTTAGGGAAGGAAGCTTATGAGTTTGTAGATTTTCTAGCAGACTCCGGACATTCTTTGTGGCAAGTGTTGCCCCTGAATCCAGCGGGAGTAGGGGATTGTCCTTATCAGAATGACTCCGTTTTTGCTGGAAATCCGGAGTTTATTAGTCTCGATCATATGATCAGTGAGGGACTCTTGAGCCTAGAGGAAACTCGTGCAAAGTACGAACATCTGAGGAGCCTTGGCCTGCGGCCGGGGTTCTTGTACCAAGCTTTAAAAGAGCTGAAACATAATTTGCTTCAAGAAGCCTATCAACAATTTATTAAGAAGCTTAAAATCAAATTCGATCCTTTCGTGTCGTCTGCTTCTCCAAAGTCAACTTACCTTTCACAGGAAAGCTTTTTACACTTTCAAGTCGAAAATAAACTATGGCTGGAAGATTACAGCCTGTTCCGAGCCCTAAAGATACATTTCGGTGATGTTCCATGGTATGATTGGGAACCTACGCTTGCTTCACGTGAAACGAAGAAATTAGCTGAGTATGCTATGCTTTTCCGAGACGAGATGGGTTTTGTACAATTCTTACAATATACGTTTTTCTTTGAATGGGATAAACTTAAAACTTACTCTAAGGAAAAAGGAGTTGCACTAATAGGGGATATTCCTCATTTTGTCGCTCCCGATAGCTGCGACGTATGGGTTAACCGCAGCTTGTTTGTTCTGGATGAGCATGGTAAACCAGCAAAAACAGCGGGGGTACCCCCTGACTACTTTAGTAAGACTGGCCAATCATGGGGAAATCCGATCTACAACTGGGATGCTCTAGCCATTACCCAGTATGATTGGTGGAAAAAACGCCTAAAATTAGGATTAGAACTATTTGACTACATTCGTCTCGATCATTTTCGAGGTTTTGAAGCTTATTGGGAGATAGATGCTGGTGAAGAAACAGCAGAAAAGGGTCGCTGGATAAAGGGACCCGGAAAGCGTTTTTTTGAAAGTGTGTTTGAAACGTTAGGAAAATGCCCCTTTATCGTGGAAGACCTGGGTGTCATCACACCGGAGGTTAATGTTTTAAAACAAATTTTCGAGTTCCCAGGAATGAAGGTACTTCAGTTTACGCCTTTGCAAGAGATATCAATAAATAGTGATCGGAATTTTGTCTATTATTCTGGAACTCATGACAACAACACCTTGTTAGGTTGGTACGAGAAGACTAATTCCGCAAAAGAAAAAAATCTAAGTCGAAGTGGTGTGGACCAAAAGGTCCAAAACAAGCAAATATGTCGTGAGTTGATCGAAGAAGTCTATCGAAGCCGAGCAGAATGGGTTATCCTACCTATGCAAGATATATTGGGGTTTGGGGAAGAAGCCAGAATGAATGTCCCAGGAACAATCCATGGAAATTGGCAGTGGCAGTTGGCTAGGAATTTGGATTTGGATGAAATTAAGATTTGGCTCCGTAGTTTAGCGGAGAACACAAAGAGGTTTAGGATATTTAGCTGA
- the glgA gene encoding glycogen synthase GlgA, which translates to MKIVLVTAEADPFAKTGGLGEVLGSLPAFLHKQGVDVRVIMPKYSTIPEHLQREFKHLAHFDVQVAWRQQYCGLEGMVYQGVHYYFIDNEYYFSRSQVYGEYDDAERFAFFSRAALESLIHIPGFKPDIIHCHDWHTALIPLMLKEFYSREPLYYPIKTVFTIHNLKYQGVFAGEVLSDIVGLSTEYYSEEALEFFGGVNFMKAALLYADRITTVSPTYALEIQNPFYGEQLDGLLRTRSESLSGIINGIDYEAYDPLNDPYIAMPFNNFPLAKEENKKHLQTITGLPIRGDRALLGMVSRLVDQKGVDLLAHVMEEILEQEVQMVILGTGENRYEEMLRYFAAKYPEKLAIRLEFSDKLAHEIYAGADIFLMPSRFEPCGIAQMIAMRYGTIPVVRETGGLKDTVIPYNEITGSGNGFSFVNYNAHEFLFTVQHALRLYKLDKKVWSNLCQTAMESDFSWDRSANAYIEIYESLV; encoded by the coding sequence ATGAAAATCGTTCTTGTAACTGCAGAAGCCGATCCTTTTGCTAAAACAGGTGGTTTAGGTGAAGTATTGGGTTCGTTACCAGCCTTTTTGCATAAACAGGGTGTTGATGTTCGGGTGATTATGCCCAAATACAGCACCATTCCTGAGCATTTACAAAGGGAGTTTAAACATTTGGCCCATTTCGACGTTCAAGTGGCTTGGCGTCAACAATATTGTGGCCTAGAGGGAATGGTTTATCAAGGGGTTCATTATTATTTCATTGACAATGAGTATTATTTTTCACGCTCACAGGTTTATGGAGAATATGATGATGCGGAGCGATTTGCTTTTTTTTCTCGTGCAGCTCTTGAAAGTCTAATTCACATTCCAGGGTTTAAACCCGATATTATACATTGTCATGATTGGCATACTGCCTTGATCCCACTCATGCTTAAAGAGTTTTATAGTCGTGAACCCCTCTATTATCCAATAAAAACGGTGTTTACGATACATAACCTTAAATATCAAGGAGTTTTTGCTGGGGAAGTTCTTAGCGATATTGTAGGATTAAGCACAGAATATTACTCTGAAGAAGCCTTGGAATTTTTCGGTGGGGTTAACTTTATGAAGGCTGCTCTACTTTATGCAGATCGAATTACGACGGTGAGTCCGACGTATGCCCTAGAAATCCAAAATCCCTTTTACGGAGAACAACTGGATGGGCTTTTGCGGACAAGGAGTGAATCTCTATCGGGTATCATAAATGGCATTGATTATGAGGCCTACGATCCGTTAAATGACCCTTATATTGCAATGCCGTTTAACAATTTTCCTCTTGCTAAAGAAGAAAATAAAAAGCATTTGCAAACTATTACGGGACTCCCAATTCGAGGGGATAGAGCATTACTGGGAATGGTCTCTCGACTCGTAGACCAGAAAGGTGTGGATCTCTTGGCCCACGTCATGGAAGAAATTCTTGAGCAAGAGGTGCAGATGGTTATTCTCGGTACAGGAGAGAACCGCTATGAGGAAATGCTCCGCTATTTCGCCGCAAAATACCCAGAGAAACTTGCTATTAGATTAGAATTTTCGGATAAACTTGCGCATGAAATATATGCAGGGGCAGACATTTTCTTAATGCCTTCTCGATTTGAACCCTGTGGTATTGCTCAGATGATTGCCATGCGCTATGGGACGATTCCGGTCGTCCGGGAAACTGGCGGATTAAAGGACACGGTTATCCCCTACAATGAAATAACCGGTTCGGGTAATGGATTTAGTTTTGTTAATTATAATGCCCATGAATTTTTGTTTACAGTACAACATGCCTTAAGACTTTACAAATTAGATAAGAAGGTTTGGAGTAATCTATGTCAGACGGCTATGGAGAGCGATTTTAGTTGGGATAGATCTGCAAACGCCTATATTGAAATTTATGAGTCGTTAGTATAG
- the glgD gene encoding glucose-1-phosphate adenylyltransferase subunit GlgD gives MSNAIGIIFANSGSDSLQGLALERPIAAVPFGGRYRILDFALSSMVNSGIRTIGLVTPHQYRPLLDHLGAGKDWFLERKDGGLFILPGVMHGLAGNEHTFCIKDLQHNLEYLEKDYVDNVVITSGDQIFNINFKNALEFHKDKHADVTLMYKDNDNLADLSNEVFLDMDEDQKVLDIQDKKSVKSSDELFPYRFVNMLIIRRELLLDIVEKYSSVGCIDLMNILTSNLEVLKIYGSPTCSLIGTIRTIKDYFDRSMDLLNLELREKLWLGIDRVHTKIVDNPPTQYTSQAKVSNSLIASGCSIAGEVINSIIFRGVTIEPGCRIKNSIIMSKCHIHATAQTEYAILDKSVKVNGENVLKGSLNNPLVVLKRTVI, from the coding sequence GTGTCGAACGCTATAGGAATTATTTTTGCTAATAGCGGGTCTGACAGTCTGCAAGGACTTGCACTCGAAAGGCCAATAGCAGCTGTACCCTTTGGAGGAAGATATCGAATTCTGGATTTTGCCTTATCAAGCATGGTTAATTCTGGTATAAGGACCATCGGATTGGTTACACCGCACCAATACAGACCGCTTCTGGATCATTTGGGGGCTGGAAAAGACTGGTTTCTGGAGCGGAAAGACGGGGGATTGTTTATTTTACCGGGAGTTATGCATGGTTTGGCTGGGAATGAACATACGTTTTGTATTAAGGATTTACAACACAATTTGGAGTACTTAGAGAAAGATTATGTAGATAACGTTGTCATTACGAGTGGGGATCAAATATTCAATATTAATTTTAAGAACGCACTTGAATTTCACAAAGATAAGCATGCAGACGTTACCTTAATGTATAAGGACAATGATAACTTAGCTGATCTGTCGAATGAAGTGTTTCTCGATATGGATGAGGATCAGAAAGTGTTAGATATTCAAGACAAAAAGAGTGTCAAAAGCTCTGATGAGCTCTTTCCATATCGTTTTGTGAATATGTTAATAATCAGGCGAGAGCTTTTATTAGATATCGTTGAAAAATATAGTTCCGTTGGTTGTATTGACTTAATGAATATTTTAACTTCAAATCTCGAGGTTCTTAAAATATATGGCAGTCCAACGTGTTCATTGATCGGGACGATTCGCACAATTAAGGATTACTTTGATCGAAGTATGGATCTCCTGAATCTAGAACTTCGCGAAAAACTATGGTTGGGGATCGATCGTGTCCATACAAAGATTGTGGATAATCCTCCCACTCAATACACATCACAGGCTAAGGTCAGCAACTCATTGATTGCTAGCGGGTGCTCTATTGCAGGAGAAGTCATAAATTCAATTATTTTTCGAGGGGTAACTATTGAACCGGGATGCAGAATAAAAAATAGTATTATTATGTCGAAATGCCATATCCATGCAACTGCTCAAACAGAATATGCCATACTCGATAAATCGGTGAAGGTCAATGGAGAAAATGTTCTAAAAGGGAGTTTGAATAACCCCTTGGTTGTGCTGAAAAGAACTGTGATCTAG
- a CDS encoding glucose-1-phosphate adenylyltransferase: MKKQECVAMLLAGGQGSRLGGLTRNRAKPAVSFCGKYRIIDFTLSNCTNSNINTVGVLIQYKPFLLNSYIGLGSAWDFDNPFGGVHILPPFLGEAEGSWYNGTANAVYQNYEFIDFYDPDYVIILSGDHVYRMDYTQMLKFHKEKNSEITIATIQVPWEEASRFGILSVDGDARITRFTEKPTQPESDLASMGVYIFNWSTLKQALIDDAEDYGSQNDFGKNIIPHQLKQEKRVYAYKFEGYWRDVGTIESYYHANMESLREGHFLNIFDPKFRIFSNEDILPPHFVGSSAKIESSLICNGCVVHGKVNNSILGPGVYVGEGVQINDSILLPYVKVHDGSVILNSIVGENAEIMSHCIIGAEGRVAPDQEGITVIEDHHIVTEGSVIEAGTNAYRAR; encoded by the coding sequence ATGAAAAAACAGGAATGTGTAGCGATGTTATTAGCCGGTGGACAAGGAAGTAGATTGGGTGGTTTAACTCGAAATCGGGCTAAACCAGCCGTTTCATTCTGTGGTAAGTATAGAATTATTGACTTTACTTTGAGCAATTGCACAAACTCGAATATTAACACGGTAGGTGTTCTTATTCAATATAAGCCATTTCTACTTAATTCATATATCGGTTTGGGCTCCGCTTGGGACTTTGATAATCCATTTGGAGGAGTCCATATTCTTCCCCCTTTTCTAGGTGAAGCAGAAGGAAGCTGGTATAACGGAACAGCGAATGCCGTGTACCAGAACTACGAATTTATTGATTTTTACGATCCTGATTATGTGATCATCCTTTCAGGAGATCATGTCTATAGAATGGACTACACCCAAATGCTAAAGTTTCATAAAGAGAAAAATTCGGAAATTACCATTGCAACCATTCAAGTTCCTTGGGAGGAAGCTTCTCGGTTCGGAATTTTATCTGTTGATGGTGACGCTCGGATAACAAGATTTACAGAGAAACCTACTCAACCGGAGAGTGATCTTGCTTCCATGGGTGTCTATATTTTTAACTGGTCAACACTTAAACAAGCCTTAATTGATGATGCTGAAGATTATGGGTCTCAAAACGACTTTGGCAAAAATATTATTCCTCATCAATTAAAACAAGAGAAACGAGTTTACGCTTACAAGTTTGAGGGGTATTGGCGAGATGTTGGTACAATCGAAAGCTATTATCATGCCAATATGGAGTCCTTGCGAGAGGGCCATTTTCTTAATATTTTCGATCCGAAGTTTCGGATATTTTCGAATGAGGATATCTTACCCCCACACTTTGTAGGTTCTTCTGCCAAGATTGAGAGCAGTCTTATCTGTAATGGGTGTGTTGTTCATGGCAAGGTGAACAATTCAATCCTAGGACCAGGGGTTTATGTCGGGGAAGGGGTCCAAATTAATGATTCTATTTTGTTACCTTATGTAAAAGTTCACGATGGTTCAGTCATTCTCAATTCCATTGTTGGTGAAAATGCGGAAATTATGAGTCACTGTATTATAGGTGCTGAGGGACGAGTCGCTCCGGATCAAGAAGGGATCACGGTAATAGAGGATCATCATATAGTAACTGAGGGTTCTGTTATCGAAGCTGGTACAAATGCCTATAGGGCTCGATAA
- a CDS encoding glycogen/starch/alpha-glucan phosphorylase: MFSNKESFKQAYLKKLMEGEGITANEATHWDKFSALVGLLKEKMSYYRAINNNSMSQGKQVYYFSMEFLIGKLLHNYLVNFKIENLVREGLSELNINLEDLLEQEADPGLGNGGLGRLAACFLDSMAFLGIEGNGNGIRYQYGLFEQRIVSGNQVEVADNWLKSGYPWETRKPNKGIIVKFKGNVRTEYNEGRITFHHDNYEQVLAIPYDVPIMSYDNPMYINNLRLWSAETIHGELDLTCFNRGEFYQATSYKSEVEAISYILYPDDSSRAGRELRLKQEYFFVAAGLGSIVRSYKKKNNLISLQDFSRRISVHINDTHPVLCIPELMRIFIDEEGMEWDEAWNITVNSMSFTNHTIMPEAMEKWPIDLVKSLLPRIYQIIEEIDRRFKEDLTRRFLDDEDVVHNTQIIKDGYVWMANLAVIGSSSVNGVAQLHTKILKKEVFKDYYQIFGYKFNNKTNGVNHRRFLLAANPKLSRLITEAIGPTWKEDAGELKKLIRFKDDSSFLEQIAKVKFENKCRFAERIKTKQGLELDPLSIFDVQVKRIHAYKRQLLNVLKIMHLYNKALNDPESLVGSQTFIFGGKAAPGYHYAKTVIKLINALSQKIENDPIVRQKLKVVFLENFNVSQGEMIYPAADISEQISTASKEASGTGNMKFMMNGALTLGTLDGANVEINTAVGKDNIFIFGLTADQVLDYTRYGGYSPWDEYHANSDIRMCVDQLSSGFFHNMGEEFRGLYDSLLIYNDEFFVLKDFHLYLEMHEKLQTLYLNQKEWNRISLVNIAESGIFSSDRTIREYADKIWKIRYRTVNNITSS, translated from the coding sequence ATGTTTTCAAACAAGGAAAGCTTTAAGCAAGCCTATCTCAAGAAATTGATGGAGGGAGAAGGGATTACCGCCAATGAAGCAACTCATTGGGACAAATTTAGTGCCTTGGTAGGATTGCTAAAAGAAAAAATGAGTTATTACCGTGCGATAAATAACAATTCCATGTCACAGGGAAAACAAGTCTATTATTTTTCAATGGAATTTTTGATCGGGAAGCTTCTTCATAATTATTTGGTTAATTTTAAGATAGAAAATCTGGTTAGAGAAGGTTTGTCCGAATTGAACATCAATTTGGAAGATCTGTTGGAACAAGAAGCGGATCCAGGCTTGGGCAATGGAGGTTTAGGAAGATTAGCTGCTTGTTTCCTCGATTCAATGGCTTTTTTGGGAATTGAGGGGAATGGTAATGGGATTCGCTATCAATATGGCTTATTTGAGCAAAGAATCGTTTCCGGCAATCAGGTTGAGGTGGCTGATAACTGGCTTAAGAGTGGTTATCCTTGGGAAACACGCAAGCCTAATAAGGGTATTATTGTAAAGTTCAAAGGGAATGTGAGAACAGAATATAATGAGGGGCGAATAACCTTTCATCATGATAACTATGAACAAGTACTGGCCATACCTTATGATGTACCGATTATGAGCTATGATAATCCCATGTACATTAACAACTTGAGGTTATGGAGTGCAGAGACGATTCATGGAGAACTGGATTTGACCTGTTTCAATCGAGGGGAGTTTTATCAGGCCACAAGCTACAAATCAGAAGTTGAGGCTATATCGTACATTCTATATCCGGACGATAGTAGTCGTGCCGGAAGAGAGTTAAGGCTTAAACAAGAGTATTTTTTTGTTGCCGCTGGCTTAGGTTCAATAGTGAGAAGTTATAAAAAGAAAAACAATTTGATTTCCTTACAAGACTTTTCACGACGAATATCAGTTCACATTAATGACACTCATCCAGTTTTATGTATCCCTGAGCTGATGCGTATCTTCATAGATGAAGAAGGAATGGAATGGGATGAGGCTTGGAATATCACCGTCAATAGCATGTCGTTTACCAATCATACCATTATGCCTGAAGCAATGGAAAAATGGCCGATTGATTTGGTCAAAAGTCTTTTGCCAAGAATCTATCAGATCATTGAAGAAATTGATCGAAGATTTAAGGAGGATTTGACGCGCAGATTTCTGGACGATGAGGATGTGGTTCATAACACTCAAATTATTAAAGATGGATATGTTTGGATGGCAAATTTGGCAGTGATCGGAAGTTCATCGGTAAATGGTGTTGCGCAACTGCATACCAAAATTCTCAAAAAAGAGGTCTTTAAAGATTACTATCAGATTTTCGGTTACAAATTTAATAATAAAACCAATGGCGTCAATCATAGGAGGTTTCTGTTAGCTGCCAATCCTAAATTGTCTCGCTTGATAACAGAGGCAATCGGTCCAACCTGGAAAGAAGATGCTGGAGAACTAAAGAAACTTATAAGGTTCAAGGATGATTCCAGTTTTCTAGAACAGATCGCTAAAGTAAAGTTTGAAAATAAATGTCGATTTGCAGAGAGAATCAAGACGAAACAGGGGCTTGAGCTCGACCCCCTTTCTATTTTTGATGTTCAAGTCAAGAGAATACATGCCTATAAAAGGCAATTGCTCAATGTGCTAAAGATCATGCACCTATACAATAAGGCTTTAAACGACCCAGAGTCATTAGTAGGTTCGCAAACCTTCATCTTCGGTGGAAAAGCCGCTCCTGGATACCACTATGCTAAAACGGTCATTAAGCTTATTAATGCTCTCAGTCAGAAGATAGAGAATGACCCCATAGTCCGTCAAAAGCTAAAGGTCGTATTTTTAGAGAATTTCAATGTATCACAGGGAGAGATGATTTATCCAGCGGCAGACATTAGTGAACAGATATCTACAGCGAGTAAAGAGGCTTCTGGAACCGGAAATATGAAATTTATGATGAACGGTGCTCTTACATTAGGAACTTTAGATGGAGCCAATGTGGAAATAAACACAGCAGTTGGCAAAGATAATATCTTTATCTTTGGGCTTACTGCCGATCAAGTGTTGGATTACACCCGTTATGGAGGGTATAGTCCCTGGGATGAATACCACGCCAACTCCGATATTAGAATGTGTGTTGATCAATTAAGCAGTGGTTTCTTCCACAATATGGGTGAAGAATTCCGAGGCTTATATGATTCCCTCTTAATATACAATGATGAGTTCTTTGTCTTAAAAGATTTCCATCTATATCTTGAAATGCATGAAAAACTCCAAACACTATACTTGAATCAAAAAGAGTGGAACCGTATTTCCCTTGTTAATATTGCCGAGTCAGGTATCTTTTCAAGTGATCGGACAATCAGAGAATATGCCGATAAGATATGGAAAATCCGATACCGTACGGTTAATAATATAACTTCCAGTTAA